From a region of the Phaseolus vulgaris cultivar G19833 chromosome 6, P. vulgaris v2.0, whole genome shotgun sequence genome:
- the LOC137830996 gene encoding hsp70 nucleotide exchange factor FES1 isoform X1, producing MERTLCLPLLLLFTAAVAAANGGAEINLTSGGMLWSPATEESDLPPAADDSDSDGGFSSLDGMLQWAISHSDPEKLKDSAEAQQQLSPRELEKRSMEIKEIMEKIKMPSDAELMKIAIRDLNNVSTSLEDRHRALQELLELVESIDNANDINKLGGLVAVTKELNHSDPVIRTLAAWVLGKASQNNPIVQQQIMELRVLSRLMKMINSNSLEEANKALYAVSALIRNNLTSQELFYAEAGGWMLQDILNNASLDIKLRRKAVLLLADLAGYQLENADKVEPPFFNDKNLLKSVVDLTASTDLDIQEKALVAIKSLLQLRTTDATVFKDFCALGDALNKMRKLLHDLMENEYKRDYAIDVESLRIEVEHIFERKLVKQ from the exons TCTTACTTCAGGCGGGATGTTATGGTCTCCTGCCACGGAGGAGTCTGATCTTCCCCCGGCGGCTGATGACTCCGACTCCGACGGCGGGTTTTCCTCACTGGACGGCATGTTGCAGTGGGCTATAA GTCATTCTGATCCCGAAAAGCTAAAGGATTCGGCAGAAGCTCAGCAACAGCTTTCACCAAGGGAGCTAGAAAAACGTTCAATGGAAATTAAG GAAATAATGGAGAAAATAAAGATGCCTTCTGATGCTGAATTGATGAAGATCGCTATAAGAGACTTGAATAATGTGTCTACATCCCTGGAAGATAGGCACCGTGCTTTACAAGAGCTCCTTGAGCTTGTTGAGTCGATAGATAATGCAAATG ATATAAACAAACTTGGGGGACTTGTTGCGGTAACAAAAGAACTTAATCACTCTGATCCAGTTATAAGGACACTTGCTGCATGGGTTCTCGGGAAAGCTAGTCAAAACAATCCAATTGTTCAGCAGCag ATCATGGAACTTAGAGTTCTCTCAAGGCTGATGAAAATGATAAACTCTAATTCCCTAGAAGAAGCCAATAAAGCATTATATGCTGTTTCAGCTTTGATTCGGAATAATTTGACTAGTCAGGAGTTGTTCTATGCTGAAGCTGGAGGATGGATGCTTCAG GATATTCTGAACAATGCAAGTCTCGATATCAAACTACGAAGGAAAGCTGTACTTCTATTGGCTGATCTAGCAGGGTATCAATTAGAAAATGCAGATAAAGTCGAACCACCATTTTTCAATGACAAGAATCTGTTGAAATCTGTGGTTGATTTAACTGCATCAACCGACCTTGATATCCAGGAAAAG GCCCTTGTTGCGATCAAGAGTCTCTTGCAACTAAGAACCACTGATGCTACGGTTTTCAAGGACTTTTGTGCTTTAGGTGATGCACTGAACAAAATGAGGAAGTTGTTGCATGATTTGATGGAGAATGAGTATAAGAGAGACTATGCAATAGATGTTGAGAGCCTTCGTATTGAAGTGGAACACATTTTCGAGAGAAAGCTGGTAAAGCAATGA
- the LOC137830996 gene encoding hsp70 nucleotide exchange factor FES1 isoform X2, producing the protein MERTLCLPLLLLFTAAVAAANGGAEINLTSGGMLWSPATEESDLPPAADDSDSDGGFSSLDGMLQWAISHSDPEKLKDSAEAQQQLSPRELEKRSMEIKEIMEKIKMPSDAELMKIAIRDLNNVSTSLEDRHRALQELLELVESIDNANDINKLGGLVAVTKELNHSDPVIRTLAAWVLGKASQNNPIVQQQIMELRVLSRLMKMINSNSLEEANKALYAVSALIRNNLTSQELFYAEAGGWMLQDILNNASLDIKLRRKAVLLLADLAGYQLENADKVEPPFFNDKNLLKSVVDLTASTDLDIQEKALVAIKSLLQLRTTDATVFKDFCALGDALNKMRKLLHDLMENEYKRDYAIDVESLRIEVEHIFERKL; encoded by the exons TCTTACTTCAGGCGGGATGTTATGGTCTCCTGCCACGGAGGAGTCTGATCTTCCCCCGGCGGCTGATGACTCCGACTCCGACGGCGGGTTTTCCTCACTGGACGGCATGTTGCAGTGGGCTATAA GTCATTCTGATCCCGAAAAGCTAAAGGATTCGGCAGAAGCTCAGCAACAGCTTTCACCAAGGGAGCTAGAAAAACGTTCAATGGAAATTAAG GAAATAATGGAGAAAATAAAGATGCCTTCTGATGCTGAATTGATGAAGATCGCTATAAGAGACTTGAATAATGTGTCTACATCCCTGGAAGATAGGCACCGTGCTTTACAAGAGCTCCTTGAGCTTGTTGAGTCGATAGATAATGCAAATG ATATAAACAAACTTGGGGGACTTGTTGCGGTAACAAAAGAACTTAATCACTCTGATCCAGTTATAAGGACACTTGCTGCATGGGTTCTCGGGAAAGCTAGTCAAAACAATCCAATTGTTCAGCAGCag ATCATGGAACTTAGAGTTCTCTCAAGGCTGATGAAAATGATAAACTCTAATTCCCTAGAAGAAGCCAATAAAGCATTATATGCTGTTTCAGCTTTGATTCGGAATAATTTGACTAGTCAGGAGTTGTTCTATGCTGAAGCTGGAGGATGGATGCTTCAG GATATTCTGAACAATGCAAGTCTCGATATCAAACTACGAAGGAAAGCTGTACTTCTATTGGCTGATCTAGCAGGGTATCAATTAGAAAATGCAGATAAAGTCGAACCACCATTTTTCAATGACAAGAATCTGTTGAAATCTGTGGTTGATTTAACTGCATCAACCGACCTTGATATCCAGGAAAAG GCCCTTGTTGCGATCAAGAGTCTCTTGCAACTAAGAACCACTGATGCTACGGTTTTCAAGGACTTTTGTGCTTTAGGTGATGCACTGAACAAAATGAGGAAGTTGTTGCATGATTTGATGGAGAATGAGTATAAGAGAGACTATGCAATAGATGTTGAGAGCCTTCGTATTGAAGTGGAACACATTTTCGAGAGAAAGCTG TAG
- the LOC137830996 gene encoding hsp70 nucleotide exchange factor FES1 isoform X3: protein MERTLCLPLLLLFTAAVAAANGGAEINLTSGGMLWSPATEESDLPPAADDSDSDGGFSSLDGMLQWAISHSDPEKLKDSAEAQQQLSPRELEKRSMEIKEIMEKIKMPSDAELMKIAIRDLNNVSTSLEDRHRALQELLELVESIDNANDINKLGGLVAVTKELNHSDPVIRTLAAWVLGKASQNNPIVQQQIMELRVLSRLMKMINSNSLEEANKALYAVSALIRNNLTSQELFYAEAGGWMLQDILNNASLDIKLRRKAVLLLADLAGYQLENADKVEPPFFNDKNLLKSVVDLTASTDLDIQEKIGPFGGSC, encoded by the exons TCTTACTTCAGGCGGGATGTTATGGTCTCCTGCCACGGAGGAGTCTGATCTTCCCCCGGCGGCTGATGACTCCGACTCCGACGGCGGGTTTTCCTCACTGGACGGCATGTTGCAGTGGGCTATAA GTCATTCTGATCCCGAAAAGCTAAAGGATTCGGCAGAAGCTCAGCAACAGCTTTCACCAAGGGAGCTAGAAAAACGTTCAATGGAAATTAAG GAAATAATGGAGAAAATAAAGATGCCTTCTGATGCTGAATTGATGAAGATCGCTATAAGAGACTTGAATAATGTGTCTACATCCCTGGAAGATAGGCACCGTGCTTTACAAGAGCTCCTTGAGCTTGTTGAGTCGATAGATAATGCAAATG ATATAAACAAACTTGGGGGACTTGTTGCGGTAACAAAAGAACTTAATCACTCTGATCCAGTTATAAGGACACTTGCTGCATGGGTTCTCGGGAAAGCTAGTCAAAACAATCCAATTGTTCAGCAGCag ATCATGGAACTTAGAGTTCTCTCAAGGCTGATGAAAATGATAAACTCTAATTCCCTAGAAGAAGCCAATAAAGCATTATATGCTGTTTCAGCTTTGATTCGGAATAATTTGACTAGTCAGGAGTTGTTCTATGCTGAAGCTGGAGGATGGATGCTTCAG GATATTCTGAACAATGCAAGTCTCGATATCAAACTACGAAGGAAAGCTGTACTTCTATTGGCTGATCTAGCAGGGTATCAATTAGAAAATGCAGATAAAGTCGAACCACCATTTTTCAATGACAAGAATCTGTTGAAATCTGTGGTTGATTTAACTGCATCAACCGACCTTGATATCCAGGAAAAG ATTGGCCCTTTTGGTGGTTCATGTTAA